The sequence GGCACAAGGGTCCAAGTACCATTTGtaattaaagcattatacttttcgATCATAGCGTGCTGCCAGTTGGGGTCGTTAAATGCGTGAGAGTATGAGGTAGGAATGGGAGAGATGGTGAACACATGGAGATTGAGACATTGAACAGGTTTAGTGGTTCCAAAGCGGTGACAGGTGACCATGGGGTGAGTAGAGGTGGTGAGATTCAGTAAATTTGCGGGAATGGGAGGAGGTGGCGGTGGTGAGGTTGGGGGAGTAGGAGGAGTAGGTGTGACAGGTGCAGGGGATGGTGGTCGTGTGTTATTGGGGATGTTACTCTCGGCGAAGCTACTAGAGAACAAGTTAGGTGGTGGATCGAGGAAGTCGTAGGAAGTAGTAGTGATGGTAGGAGCGGGCGAGGATAGAGAGGAAGCATATGGGAAAGTATTTTCGTGGAAAGTAACATGAGGAGATAAAATGACTTTATGGGTGTCGAGTTCAAGACATCGATAGCCTCGTTGATTGGAGGGATATCCAAGGAAGATGCATGAAGTGGAGCGGGGAGCAAGTTTGTTGGTGGTATTGAGGTGAGGGTAACAGAGGCAACCGAAGACGCGAAGTGTGAAATAGTTAGGTGGAATTTTGTAGAGTCGTGTATGAGGAATGTCATAGTTAATGGCGGAAGAGGGAAGAAGATTTAGAATGTAGGAGGCCATGTGTAGTGCCTCTGTCCAGAAAGTCGGAGGAAGGTTGGCTTGAAACAAGAGAGTGCTGATCATGTTATTGATGGTACATATCTTTCGTTCGGATTTGCCATTTTGTTGGGAAGTTTGGGTGCAAGAGAGTCGTAGTTGGATGCCATTTGATTTAAATAGTCGGTGGAGAGAAGTGTTATCAAATTCCCCCTCGATCGCATTGGAAAGCTTTAATTTCAGTATTGAATTGTGTTTTAACGAATGCACGAAATTGAAcaaatatattgaatatataatatttattgctTAATGGAAACACCCATAAATAATGTGAGTAATGATCCAAAAAAAGGACCTAATATTTAAAACCACTGAGACTCGAAACAGGAAAAGTCCATAAGTCGGAATGGATAATATCAAAAGCAGAAGTAACATGTGAACTAGAACTACTGAATGGAAGCCTCACATGTTTGCCAAGTTGGCATGCATGGCAGAATTTGGGAGACTTCGTTTTATTACATGCGATTAAATTATTAGAAATAAGACGACGAAAAGATTCAACGCTGGGATGTCCAAGACGTTGATACCAGGTAGTGGAGGTAGTGAGGAGAGCATGTTGTACTGGAGTAGATGACTGAGGGGTGAACGGGTAGAGATCTCTGGTGCTATCACATCGGAGGAGTAGGCGGCGAGTCAGGTAGtccttcacagaaaaaccaaacTCGTCAAAACAAACAGATACTTTATTATCACATGCAAAATGACGAACAGAAATAAGATTTTTAATAATGTTTGGCGTTACAAGAACATTAGACAAGTATAGTGGTCGGTGGATATTAGGCAACCCGCAATGGCCGGTGTTAGTGACGGGGATAGTGTTCCCGTCACCAACGACAACCGAAGGGTAAATGCAATGATTAAAAATGGTACTCAAATTACGATGCTAGATGTAAGGTGAGTTTAAGCACCCGTATCCATGTACCAACCAGCGTTACCGTAATCCTGAAGTGTCATTGTGTTAAATGCATGAGGAAGCAATGTTTCTTGAGTAGACTGTGGCATAGGAACAAATGAACCAGGAGAAGTGGGCTGAGCAGAGGCCATAGGGGCAGGCCCTGTTGTGGTTGGTGGTCCTGCAAAGCTAGTATAAAAGTGGGCCGACGGTTGAATAGGTTGTCCAGCAAGCTGATGTCCAGCAAGCTGATGTCCAGTAAGCTGATGTCCAGTGGTATTACGAAGCCCAACCTGAGCAAGTGAATGTGCAGGCCCAACTCAATTTTCTTGCGGGCTGAATGAATGAAATCCAGGTGGAGCAAGCATTTGGGCCAAAGGAGTGCGTGGCCTAAAATCGAACTGGGCCGTAGGTAGACAAAAGGGCCGCAGATGTCCCTGTTGGGCTAATAATTGTTATTGGGCCTGTATTATTTCTAAAAGATGGGCGTATGTGTTACCAGTAGGTCTGGAGGAGATAGCAGGGGCAGTTGCAGGTCTTGTGGAGTGATGAAGATACCTGCATTTGTTCGCAAACCGACAGTGCCCACGATTAAAATTACGACAAACTTGTTGGTTATTCGAACGAGATGTGCTGATGGGCTGATTAGTGGCTTATGCAACAAGAACAGTATGAGCATATGGGGTGCCCAAGGCATCGACATTGTTTCTGCTTTTGCGTGAGACTTGCATCTCCTCAAGGGTGATCATAGACCGAACTGTATTGAAACTTGGAAATGGATTGCTATGTAGGATGATGTGATGGGAGTGTGGAAACCGCTTGTTTAGCCCGTTGATCGCATATGTGACTAACTCGTCTTCATCAATTTTGGAACCGAGGTTAGTTAGCAACACATCTAAGGATTCTACCTTTCGAAAATATTGTTCTGCGGTTAGATCGCCGATGTTGAGGGACCGTAATTCTACTGTAAGTTCAACAATCTTTGAGCGCTTGTTGTCTTGAAATATTTTCTTTAGAAATTCCCAAGCAGCGAAGGCAGTTTTAGGCTGCGAATTTAACAGTCGTTCTAGAAGGGTTTCTGAAATAGTCAAGAAAATCCACCCCAACACGACAGCGTCGGCCTTGCTTGTTTCTTCATCAGGTGGATCGGATGAGGATGAACCTTCAATAAATTGGTGGAGTTTGATCAGTATTAGATGAAGAACCGATGTGACTGTGTAGATTTTATCATATTTGCCGGAAGGAgccatgaaaaaaaaataaaataaaataattgtgGATGATCGGTGGAGAAACAGACAACAGCAGCGagagatttttttattttttgcttTAGGGTTGCAGGATGTTATCTGATACCAAGTTAATAGGAAGCATCGTATGATTCATTGTCTAACAAAACAACCATTACAAAGTATAAATACCCATAAAATAGACACGGAAACTGATGGGCCAGGATAATGAAAAGCCCTTATAAACACTGGGCAGAATACATAAaggcaaaatacataaatataaatattatctaACAATATCTAATCGCAATTGACAGTAACAAAAAATGGACTTTCTAACACACTGTTAGGCCATATTTTATATTGATGTGATTTGTATATTTTTCCTAATCCCTTACTTTGCACATGATGCATATGGACCTATAAATATGCATCATCCCCTCACTTAGATTTAAGCCTTCATAACTACACACACCCTTACACCATCTCCTTCACACACATCACCATATGCTCTCAATCTTGTAACAACATCACCTTGTAATCTTGGCACTTGATTGTTCAATACGCAGATTCATAATCTGCTACTGCTGTTGTTATTCATATTCATCATCACAgcttatacatatgcatatacacTATATGATTACTCATATATACATACACAACCTGAATCATTCACGAAGAACATGAATTGAACGAATTCTAACCTCTACACACACAAAATAGTAGTATGATGATGACCTCCGTCAATTAGTTAGAAAGTACAAACAATGGAGATTTAGTTACAAAAATATGGTAATCTAAATCAGAAAATgtgaaacataaacataattatatTGTAGTATAAGTAAACAGTAGAAAGTAGTTGATATCTTCAAAGATCGATTTTTATGACGCCGTTTTTGGGCAAATGTGTGTGACAGATGCTTCCTGCATGAAAAGAGTTATATGTGTTTGTAAATACAGAGCAATGAGGTGAAATAATTATAGAGCAAGTATTAATTTCAGGATATCAACTCCAAACCCTAACTTCCAAATCTACAGATTCAATGCAGCAATCTCTGATTTTAGCTTTTTAATCAGTGATTGAAATAGATAACAAAAAGAACCATAACGCACCAGATAGAACTAactaatatatataactaattaatGAAAcctgttgggggagaatgtgggttaacatgagattatacttaatgactatactaatcttaacccataatgATAACTGTTTTAATGATGGCATATGCACAtagctaaaggtgatggtagacatcttgacataaatcatcaagttcactaatccacatttgatctagcaaacgaccaaaaaccaaagaaagcctaaaatgaaaaacattgtataCGGCTGAACCACAGTAGACCGCAGGTCAGATCGTAGAGACTAGCACCCAGATTTGTGAAATCAGggatgcacggtcgactccacagctgaccgtgggtcgaccgcagaaaCCTTCCATCCgaattttgatcgaaaaatgtttgaccactttcgggcatctataatttatgaaacctgttcaaacatgcttaggatagttgcctctttcattcccaaaggagttttggtcactagaacattaatattggttaatcacgcctaatgacaccttaatggcaattaagcctagattaaggataacacataagtgttataggaaaatatgtacatctaaaatgtatctagacatacttaggatggtcaccaagtcccaaccaagaattGCTCTTTTCTTGTACATGTGTTGTatattaatgtatgcttatacattaatcttccaaatgccactttgcaagtaaaacttacttgTCTTAGTTTAATTATAACGACCCGAAAAAattgtcattgatggcgccgttaacttaggtcccgttgcgtggtcatagtccctaaatgagacacgtttgaccaaaattatgtcgcattcatttgaaacgcataagacttacaaagtttagtttaccaaacggatcgacaacaagtttaagtttacaaaagttgtaatgtataaatgaaataacttgctacatatttagttgaaaatcacggttgctataaatagcgtaagtatttaaacatttgtttgaatccaaaggtgctatcactagcgtatgcatgtatgcttgactccaaccaagtaatcaaagtgtatgcatatatgcttgacctcaagcaagtatgagtgtacgcggaagcatgtatcaaatagccattcatgaacctgagaaacatatagaaaactgtcaacgaaaaacgttggtgaaatcataggtgtttgtaaacgttgtttttgaaccacaagattttgtatagttgattatccaaatcatttgcattccaaaagtatgttcgcgagcacccaattatcaagacttaactattttgcaccctgttgcgtagtgttagaacatacactaaactcgaaaatatatttcatccgctaacggtagcgaaccgtccgaatg comes from Rutidosis leptorrhynchoides isolate AG116_Rl617_1_P2 chromosome 4, CSIRO_AGI_Rlap_v1, whole genome shotgun sequence and encodes:
- the LOC139841115 gene encoding uncharacterized protein, which encodes MAPSGKYDKIYTVTSVLHLILIKLHQFIEGSSSSDPPDEETSKADAVVLGWIFLTISETLLERLLNSQPKTAFAAWEFLKKIFQDNKRSKIVELTVELRSLNIGDLTAEQYFRKVESLDVLLTNLGSKIDEDELVTYAINGLNKRFPHSHHIILHSNPFPSFNTVRSMITLEEMQVSRKSRNNVDALGTPYAHTVLVA